A region from the Desulfoglaeba alkanexedens ALDC genome encodes:
- a CDS encoding NAD(P)-binding protein, with translation MAKAATNVASNPLGSVLVVGGGIAGVQAALDLAETGYYVHLLEKTSAIGGVMAQLDKTFPTNDCAMUILSPKLVEVGRHRNIELLTLSELREVSGEPGNFRATVFQHPRFVDPDKCTGCGECARVCPVVVKNEYDMGLSERRAIYRRYAQAVPGAFAIEKRGTSPCKVACPAHISVQGYLALAAAGRFQEALKLIKQENPLPAICGRVCHHPCESACMRGRVDEPVAINPVKRFIADLDLRSETRYVPEIKTRRQEKVAVIGSGPAGLTCAYYLAIEGYQVTVFERLPVLGGMLTVGIPAYRLPRDIIEAEIQVIRDMGVAFKTGVEIGKDVTIAQLREEGYKAVFIGIGAHECKALRIEGEDLDGVFPGVDFLREVNLGRRIALGDRVAVVGGGNVAMDAVRTALRTGSKKPFVIYRRSFEEMPANAEEIEECQEEGIEILTLTNPTRIIGENGRVKAIECVKMALGEPDASGRRRPVPVPGSEFVIEVDAVIPAIGQETDWACLTPECACTLSDWGTMRVDPLTLQSDDPDIFAGGDAVTGPKTVIEAIAAGKQAAVSIDRFLRGVDLREGREKEWQAVQDVRTEGYDRIPRQRMPRLEPEKRKADYREVQLGFTEEQARKEASRCLACGVCSECYRCVDACLAGAIRHDDEPRVRELRVGAVILAPGFEPFDPKIYDAYNYAHHPNVVTAMEFERILSSTGPFEGHLVRPSDHKEVERIAWLQCVGSRDIHHCDNGYCSAVCCMYAVKEAIIAKEHAGDHLDAAIFFMDMRTPGKDFEKYYNRAKDEKGVRFIRSRVHTIEPVPGSDDLTIKYVKEDGTLQEETFQLVVLSVGLQVPKETVELAARLGIDVNDSRFAATSPFDPVKTSKPGIYVCGAFQGPKDIPISVMEASAAASECATLLAQARGTLTKKPPELTERDVTAEEPQVGVFICHCGTNIAGVVDVEAVADYAETLPHVAYVERNLFTCAQDTQDKMKEVIRDRKLNRIVVAACSPRTHEALFQETIREAGLNKYLFEMANIRNQDSWVHQNDPEAATEKAKDLVRMAVAKVALQQPLEECRLNVTKSALVVGGGITGMTAALSLADQGYPVTLVEQKGVLGGHGRKLHQTWDGQPIAPYLEELVQRVERHPDITVFCNAEVKEVNGFVGNFRTLLQVDGKEREVEHGVAVIAVGAHSLKPDEYGYRKSDRIFLNLDLDQAISERRDVVVNARSAAFIQCVGSREPHRPYCSRVCCSHSIENALRLKRLNPDMDVYILYRDIRTYGLRENLYKEARAAGVLFIRFSLDRKPVVDVAADGTLKVTVVDHVLQRPVVLQPDILTLASAIVTRDSEELAKRFKVAVNAEGFFLEAHAKLRPVDFATDGVFVAGLAHYPKPMEECIAQAKAAAARAATVLSKDFIMAGGVVAHINKDLCCACQACVMTCPFGAISYLEQENKCEVNQALCKGCGTCAATCPSEAISLRGFTHMQLYTQIDEALSA, from the coding sequence ATGGCGAAAGCAGCAACCAACGTCGCTTCCAACCCGCTCGGCTCCGTCCTCGTCGTCGGAGGCGGTATAGCCGGAGTCCAGGCCGCGCTCGATCTGGCGGAAACCGGCTACTATGTCCATCTACTGGAAAAGACCTCCGCCATCGGCGGCGTCATGGCACAGTTGGACAAGACCTTTCCCACCAACGACTGCGCCATGTGAATTCTCTCGCCGAAACTGGTCGAGGTCGGCCGGCATCGTAACATTGAACTGCTCACGCTGAGCGAACTCCGGGAAGTTTCCGGAGAACCGGGAAACTTCCGGGCGACGGTGTTCCAGCATCCCCGTTTCGTCGATCCCGACAAGTGCACGGGCTGCGGGGAATGTGCCCGGGTTTGCCCTGTGGTGGTCAAAAACGAATACGACATGGGCTTGAGTGAGCGGCGCGCGATCTACCGCCGCTACGCGCAGGCGGTTCCGGGAGCCTTCGCCATCGAAAAGCGCGGGACGTCTCCGTGCAAGGTCGCCTGCCCCGCTCACATTTCGGTCCAGGGTTACCTGGCGCTGGCCGCCGCCGGTCGCTTTCAGGAGGCGCTGAAACTCATCAAACAGGAAAACCCGCTTCCCGCCATTTGCGGCCGAGTCTGCCATCATCCGTGCGAATCGGCGTGCATGCGCGGGCGGGTGGACGAACCGGTGGCCATCAATCCCGTCAAGCGCTTCATCGCGGACCTGGACCTACGGTCCGAAACCCGCTACGTGCCGGAAATCAAGACCCGGCGGCAGGAGAAGGTGGCGGTGATCGGTTCCGGTCCCGCGGGACTGACCTGCGCCTACTATCTCGCTATAGAAGGCTACCAAGTGACGGTCTTTGAAAGGCTTCCGGTGCTCGGCGGCATGCTCACCGTGGGCATCCCCGCCTACCGGCTTCCGCGGGACATCATCGAGGCGGAAATCCAGGTCATCCGGGACATGGGGGTGGCCTTCAAAACCGGTGTGGAAATCGGAAAAGACGTCACCATCGCCCAGCTTCGGGAAGAGGGTTACAAGGCGGTCTTTATCGGGATCGGGGCCCATGAATGCAAGGCGCTGAGGATTGAAGGCGAGGATCTGGATGGAGTGTTCCCCGGGGTTGACTTCCTCCGGGAAGTGAACCTGGGCCGAAGGATCGCCCTGGGGGATCGGGTGGCGGTCGTCGGCGGCGGAAACGTCGCCATGGATGCGGTGCGCACGGCGCTTCGGACGGGATCCAAGAAGCCCTTCGTGATCTATCGGCGAAGCTTCGAAGAGATGCCGGCAAACGCCGAAGAAATCGAAGAGTGCCAGGAAGAAGGGATCGAAATCCTGACGCTTACCAACCCGACCCGGATCATCGGGGAAAACGGCCGGGTTAAAGCCATCGAATGCGTGAAGATGGCCCTGGGGGAACCGGACGCCAGCGGGCGGCGGCGGCCGGTGCCGGTCCCCGGTTCCGAATTCGTGATCGAAGTGGATGCGGTGATTCCGGCCATCGGCCAGGAAACCGATTGGGCGTGCCTCACCCCGGAATGCGCCTGCACTTTGAGCGATTGGGGGACGATGCGGGTGGACCCGCTGACGCTACAGTCCGACGATCCGGACATCTTCGCCGGCGGGGACGCCGTGACCGGTCCCAAGACGGTGATCGAGGCCATTGCGGCCGGAAAGCAGGCGGCTGTATCCATCGACCGGTTCCTTCGCGGTGTGGATCTGCGGGAGGGGCGGGAAAAGGAATGGCAGGCGGTCCAGGATGTTCGAACGGAAGGCTACGACCGAATACCCCGCCAACGGATGCCGCGGCTCGAACCCGAAAAGCGAAAAGCCGATTACCGGGAGGTCCAACTGGGGTTCACGGAAGAACAGGCCAGGAAGGAAGCGTCCCGCTGCCTTGCCTGCGGCGTCTGTTCCGAGTGCTACCGGTGCGTGGACGCCTGCCTGGCGGGAGCCATCCGCCACGACGACGAACCGCGCGTCAGAGAACTCCGGGTGGGAGCGGTGATCCTGGCTCCGGGTTTCGAGCCCTTTGATCCCAAAATCTACGACGCCTACAACTACGCCCACCACCCCAACGTGGTCACGGCTATGGAATTCGAAAGGATCCTTTCGTCTACCGGACCGTTTGAAGGACACCTGGTGCGGCCGTCGGACCACAAGGAAGTGGAACGGATCGCGTGGCTTCAGTGTGTGGGTTCCCGGGACATTCACCACTGCGACAACGGATACTGCTCCGCCGTCTGCTGCATGTACGCCGTAAAGGAAGCCATCATCGCGAAAGAACATGCGGGCGATCATCTGGATGCGGCAATCTTCTTCATGGACATGCGCACTCCCGGAAAAGACTTCGAAAAATACTACAACCGGGCCAAAGACGAAAAAGGCGTGCGGTTTATCCGTTCCCGGGTCCACACCATCGAACCGGTGCCCGGAAGCGACGACCTGACCATTAAGTACGTGAAAGAAGACGGAACGCTCCAGGAAGAAACCTTCCAGCTGGTGGTGCTTTCCGTCGGGCTCCAGGTTCCCAAGGAAACGGTGGAACTGGCGGCGCGCCTGGGTATCGACGTGAACGACAGCCGCTTTGCAGCCACGTCTCCGTTCGATCCCGTGAAGACGTCGAAGCCGGGCATTTACGTGTGCGGCGCCTTCCAGGGCCCGAAAGATATCCCCATCTCGGTCATGGAAGCCTCGGCGGCGGCATCCGAATGCGCCACGCTTCTCGCTCAGGCCCGCGGGACTCTCACCAAGAAGCCGCCGGAACTCACAGAACGCGACGTGACAGCTGAAGAACCGCAAGTGGGTGTTTTCATCTGCCACTGCGGCACCAACATCGCCGGCGTCGTGGACGTGGAGGCGGTGGCCGACTACGCAGAAACGCTGCCCCACGTGGCCTACGTGGAGCGAAACCTTTTCACGTGCGCCCAGGACACTCAGGACAAGATGAAGGAGGTTATCCGCGATCGCAAGCTGAACCGGATCGTGGTGGCGGCCTGTTCGCCCCGGACCCACGAAGCCCTCTTCCAGGAAACCATCAGGGAAGCCGGGCTCAACAAGTACCTTTTCGAAATGGCCAACATCCGCAACCAGGATTCCTGGGTCCACCAGAACGATCCGGAGGCCGCCACCGAAAAGGCGAAGGACCTGGTCCGCATGGCCGTAGCCAAGGTGGCCCTCCAGCAGCCGCTGGAAGAATGCCGGCTGAACGTCACCAAGAGCGCGCTCGTGGTGGGCGGGGGGATCACCGGGATGACGGCGGCTCTCAGCCTCGCCGACCAGGGTTACCCGGTGACGCTGGTGGAACAGAAGGGCGTCCTGGGCGGCCACGGCCGGAAACTCCACCAGACGTGGGATGGGCAACCCATCGCACCGTACTTGGAAGAACTGGTGCAGCGGGTCGAGCGGCACCCGGACATCACGGTGTTCTGCAACGCCGAAGTCAAAGAGGTGAACGGGTTCGTCGGCAATTTCCGAACGCTCCTCCAAGTGGACGGCAAGGAAAGAGAGGTGGAACACGGCGTGGCCGTCATCGCGGTCGGCGCCCATTCCCTCAAGCCCGATGAATACGGCTACAGAAAGAGCGATCGCATTTTCCTCAACCTCGACCTGGACCAGGCCATCAGCGAACGCCGCGATGTGGTCGTCAACGCCCGATCGGCCGCCTTCATCCAGTGCGTGGGTTCCAGAGAACCGCACCGGCCCTACTGCAGCCGCGTCTGCTGCAGCCACTCCATTGAAAACGCACTGCGCCTCAAGCGGCTCAACCCGGATATGGACGTCTATATCCTCTACCGGGACATCCGGACCTACGGCCTCCGGGAAAATCTGTACAAGGAAGCCCGGGCCGCGGGGGTCTTGTTCATCCGCTTCAGCCTGGACCGTAAACCCGTGGTGGACGTGGCCGCCGACGGAACCCTCAAGGTCACCGTGGTGGATCACGTGCTGCAACGGCCTGTGGTACTGCAGCCCGACATCTTAACGCTGGCGAGCGCCATCGTGACCCGAGACTCCGAAGAACTGGCGAAACGGTTCAAGGTGGCGGTAAACGCGGAAGGCTTTTTCCTGGAAGCCCATGCCAAGCTGCGACCGGTGGATTTCGCCACCGACGGCGTTTTCGTGGCCGGGCTGGCCCATTACCCCAAACCGATGGAAGAGTGCATCGCGCAGGCCAAGGCGGCCGCGGCCCGGGCCGCGACCGTGCTCTCCAAAGACTTCATCATGGCGGGAGGCGTCGTCGCCCACATCAACAAGGACCTGTGTTGCGCCTGCCAGGCGTGCGTCATGACGTGCCCGTTTGGAGCCATCAGCTACCTGGAACAGGAAAACAAGTGCGAGGTGAACCAGGCGCTTTGCAAGGGCTGCGGCACCTGCGCCGCCACGTGCCCGTCGGAAGCCATCTCGCTACGGGGATTTACGCACATGCAGCTCTACACCCAGATCGACGAAGCGCTTTCGGCGTAG
- the gltA gene encoding NADPH-dependent glutamate synthase codes for MSETKDPKGSPQKKEKKKINLNRVEMPKQDEVTRRSNFNEVAQGYTYEMAMEEAGRCIQCKSRNCQQGCPVNIDIPDFIKALQDGDIGRASRILKAKTSLPGVCGRVCPQELQCERACTLNKKGAPIAIGRLERFIADWEREQGASTTPEIAAPTGKKVAVVGSGPSGLTVASDLAIRGHEVVLFEALHVAGGVLMYGIPEFRLPKDIVQREVRYVQSLGVDLRLNTVIGINYSLDELLNTDYHAVYLAPGAGLPKFMGVAGENLNMVYSANEFLTRTNLMKAYLYPEYATPVKMGKRVAVIGGGNVAMDSARCAVRLGAQEVYVIYRRTRAEMPARLEEVENAEEEGIEFHFLCNPTAFLSDGRNNVAAMELVRMQLTEPDESGRRRPVPIKGSEYIMDVDTVVVSLGTSPNPLIPATTPDLEVTRWGTVVVDKKTGRTSKARVWAGGDIVSGGATVISAMGEGRIAAAAMHDFLMNGHKKIIPPSPSKDGGDA; via the coding sequence ATGAGCGAAACGAAAGATCCCAAGGGATCTCCGCAAAAAAAAGAAAAGAAAAAAATCAACCTCAACCGCGTTGAAATGCCCAAGCAGGACGAAGTGACACGCAGGAGCAACTTCAACGAGGTGGCGCAGGGATACACGTATGAGATGGCCATGGAAGAGGCCGGCCGATGCATCCAGTGCAAGTCGCGGAACTGCCAGCAAGGCTGCCCCGTCAACATCGATATTCCCGACTTCATCAAGGCGCTGCAGGACGGTGATATTGGACGGGCTTCCCGGATCCTCAAGGCCAAGACGTCGCTGCCGGGCGTGTGCGGCCGGGTCTGCCCCCAGGAACTCCAGTGCGAACGGGCGTGCACCCTCAACAAGAAAGGCGCTCCCATAGCCATCGGCCGCCTCGAACGGTTCATCGCCGACTGGGAGCGGGAGCAAGGCGCATCGACCACTCCGGAAATCGCCGCCCCGACGGGAAAAAAAGTGGCCGTTGTGGGTTCCGGACCTTCGGGTCTCACCGTGGCTTCCGACCTGGCGATCCGAGGCCATGAAGTGGTGCTCTTCGAAGCCCTTCACGTGGCCGGGGGCGTTCTCATGTACGGCATCCCCGAATTCCGCCTTCCCAAGGACATCGTTCAGCGGGAAGTCCGGTACGTGCAGTCCCTCGGCGTGGACCTCAGACTCAACACCGTCATCGGCATCAACTACAGCCTGGACGAACTGCTGAACACCGACTACCACGCCGTCTACCTGGCGCCGGGAGCCGGACTCCCCAAGTTCATGGGCGTCGCCGGGGAAAACCTGAACATGGTTTATTCGGCCAACGAATTCCTGACGCGTACGAACCTCATGAAGGCTTACCTGTACCCGGAATACGCCACGCCGGTGAAGATGGGGAAACGGGTGGCCGTCATTGGCGGCGGCAACGTGGCGATGGATTCGGCGCGCTGCGCCGTGCGGCTGGGGGCCCAGGAAGTCTACGTCATCTATCGCCGGACCCGCGCCGAAATGCCGGCACGCCTCGAAGAAGTGGAAAACGCGGAAGAGGAAGGCATCGAATTCCACTTCCTGTGCAACCCTACGGCCTTTTTGAGCGACGGCCGAAACAACGTGGCCGCCATGGAACTGGTCCGCATGCAGCTCACCGAACCCGATGAAAGCGGGCGCCGCCGTCCCGTTCCCATCAAGGGAAGCGAATACATCATGGATGTGGACACCGTCGTGGTGTCCCTGGGCACGTCACCCAACCCCTTGATTCCCGCGACCACGCCGGATCTGGAAGTGACCCGTTGGGGAACCGTGGTGGTGGACAAAAAGACGGGGCGTACCTCCAAGGCCCGGGTCTGGGCCGGAGGCGACATCGTCTCGGGCGGCGCCACCGTCATCAGCGCCATGGGCGAAGGCCGGATCGCGGCCGCGGCCATGCACGACTTTCTGATGAACGGCCATAAGAAGATCATCCCGCCGTCGCCGTCCAAAGACGGAGGGGATGCCTGA
- a CDS encoding sulfide/dihydroorotate dehydrogenase-like FAD/NAD-binding protein: MYPIVGHEELAPKVHRLTVKAPVVAEKARPGQFVILIIDPKGERVPFTISGWNVEEGTVDFVFIEVGNTTRQLATLREGDQLATFVGPLGRPAEVDHYGHVVTILSGYGIAAMSPILKALKEKENRITTIVQAPDRERLFNEDELRALSDDLILAVGTRGEHMMESTTLALRKLLDRHPRHRIDRVVAMCSLCLMRVISEMTRPQGIKTMVHLTPVMVDGTGMCGACRLSVGGANRFACVHGPEFDGHEVDSWEVLMARRCTYADESILQQGFQCRGCSQW, encoded by the coding sequence ATGTATCCCATCGTTGGACATGAAGAGTTGGCTCCGAAGGTACACCGGCTCACCGTCAAGGCGCCCGTGGTCGCAGAAAAGGCCAGGCCCGGCCAGTTCGTGATCCTCATCATCGACCCAAAGGGCGAACGCGTTCCGTTCACCATAAGCGGCTGGAACGTGGAAGAAGGGACCGTGGACTTCGTCTTCATCGAAGTGGGAAACACCACCCGGCAGCTCGCGACGCTCCGCGAAGGCGATCAACTGGCCACCTTCGTGGGTCCTCTCGGAAGACCCGCCGAAGTGGACCACTATGGGCACGTGGTGACGATTTTGAGCGGCTACGGGATCGCGGCCATGTCTCCCATCCTCAAGGCACTGAAAGAAAAGGAAAACCGGATCACCACCATCGTTCAGGCACCCGACCGGGAACGGCTCTTCAATGAAGACGAACTCCGGGCGCTGAGCGACGACCTGATCTTGGCCGTGGGCACCCGGGGTGAGCATATGATGGAAAGCACCACGCTGGCCTTGAGGAAACTCCTGGACCGCCATCCCCGCCACCGTATCGACCGCGTGGTCGCCATGTGTTCACTGTGCCTCATGCGCGTGATTTCCGAAATGACCCGCCCCCAGGGCATCAAGACCATGGTGCACCTCACCCCGGTCATGGTGGACGGCACGGGGATGTGCGGTGCATGCCGGCTGAGCGTCGGGGGCGCCAACCGCTTCGCCTGCGTCCACGGACCCGAATTCGACGGGCACGAGGTGGACAGCTGGGAGGTTTTGATGGCCCGCCGCTGCACCTACGCCGACGAGAGCATTCTGCAGCAGGGGTTCCAGTGCCGCGGGTGTTCCCAGTGGTGA
- a CDS encoding molybdopterin-dependent oxidoreductase has translation MMSDIRIWINDQEVKAKVGQTIMQAADAVGTYIPRLCYHPALEPSGSCRLCAVEIEGYRGLPAACSTPVEEGMRIQTQTPKVIDFRREMLRLILQDHPRECLGCPRNGSCELQQLVAAVGIDFPYPAPSVNRPPAMPGGRYFERDYSLCVRCGRCVRICHEVRGARAIVFREVVGRQEVGTPFDRPLEAVGCEFCGACVDVCPVGALRDNLQDFHRESREHIQAVCERLTAIVTHLYKKELESIWKTGICPVCGAGCRLLYELSPDGDIMRVKPDVDGPSNRGQACVQGRFLLNRYRGRPDRLQKPLIDNGGGLKETDWETALHRAAEAFKAHAPGAAAVLTDGRATNEELYALKRFAEDVLKTPAVAVVSPEEDAATSLALQKELGLVGCTNSYADLPHAGTILAFGFAPAATHPIAGTRIREAVLGGSKLIVANPYDIAIARYAHIHLRYAPGTELPLICGLIRVMVDNRGAGEQFAAKHADELKAVRKSLEPYDLETVSHLTGIHEELLVEAGCMLAAHHPVAAIFGRGLTRSPDAAEAVRALCALVRMTDSLGRPGGGVAPLYGTSNLQGARNLGFRFDGLELLKAGKIKALYLAMETYEPDLLDALAPLLGGVDFVAVQDVVRPPENLKADVALPQASIMEKEGSLTNLERRVQWTEAVLDPPGDAKPVFAALSALAERMGTQSFLPESAEALFVEATRSAAGSEGISMSRAKFQPVQWPCPTEDHPGTPVLFECEEPAWNGWRAPALRPQDPEESPDADFPYRAVTKESLRPAYSGPLLAPEALAALSFDGEIEMNPADAYPLGCLPGDAVNVSLRLGELSGRLALNIHLPRGLVAVPASMMQAVSGGTPVEGRVYAAKVEKK, from the coding sequence ATGATGAGCGACATTAGGATATGGATCAATGATCAAGAAGTGAAGGCCAAGGTGGGGCAGACCATCATGCAGGCCGCCGACGCCGTTGGGACGTACATCCCCAGGCTGTGCTACCATCCAGCCCTGGAACCCAGCGGCTCCTGCCGTTTGTGCGCGGTTGAAATCGAGGGCTACCGGGGTCTTCCGGCCGCCTGTTCCACCCCCGTGGAAGAAGGCATGCGGATTCAAACGCAAACCCCCAAGGTGATCGACTTCCGCCGCGAAATGCTCCGCCTTATCCTGCAGGATCACCCGCGGGAGTGCCTGGGGTGTCCCAGGAACGGGAGCTGTGAACTGCAGCAACTGGTGGCGGCTGTGGGGATCGACTTCCCCTACCCGGCGCCTTCCGTGAACCGGCCCCCTGCCATGCCCGGAGGACGGTATTTTGAAAGGGACTACAGCCTTTGCGTCCGCTGCGGCCGCTGTGTGCGGATCTGCCATGAAGTGCGCGGCGCCCGGGCCATCGTTTTCCGCGAAGTGGTCGGACGCCAGGAAGTGGGCACCCCCTTCGACCGGCCCCTGGAGGCCGTAGGGTGCGAGTTCTGCGGCGCGTGCGTGGATGTTTGCCCGGTGGGCGCACTCCGGGACAACCTGCAGGACTTCCACCGGGAATCCCGCGAACATATCCAGGCGGTTTGCGAACGCCTGACCGCCATTGTCACCCACCTTTACAAGAAGGAACTGGAAAGCATCTGGAAAACGGGCATATGCCCGGTCTGCGGGGCGGGCTGCCGCCTCCTCTACGAACTCTCCCCAGACGGCGACATCATGCGGGTGAAACCCGATGTGGACGGACCGAGCAACCGCGGACAGGCCTGCGTGCAGGGTCGGTTCCTGCTCAACCGTTATCGCGGCCGTCCGGATCGACTGCAGAAACCACTTATCGATAACGGCGGCGGACTGAAGGAGACGGACTGGGAGACGGCACTCCATCGCGCGGCCGAAGCCTTCAAGGCTCACGCCCCGGGTGCCGCCGCTGTCCTCACCGACGGCCGGGCCACAAATGAGGAACTCTACGCCCTGAAACGTTTCGCCGAAGACGTTCTGAAAACGCCGGCGGTGGCGGTGGTGTCGCCCGAGGAAGATGCGGCTACGAGCCTCGCGCTCCAGAAAGAGCTGGGCCTGGTCGGGTGCACCAACAGCTACGCGGATCTCCCGCATGCCGGAACGATCCTCGCCTTCGGGTTCGCCCCTGCGGCCACGCACCCCATCGCCGGCACACGCATCCGTGAGGCGGTCCTAGGCGGGTCCAAGCTGATCGTGGCCAACCCCTACGACATCGCCATCGCCCGCTATGCCCACATTCACCTGCGATACGCCCCCGGCACAGAGCTCCCCTTGATTTGCGGGCTGATCCGGGTGATGGTTGATAACCGGGGCGCGGGCGAACAGTTCGCCGCAAAGCACGCCGATGAACTGAAGGCGGTCCGAAAGAGCCTGGAGCCCTACGACCTGGAAACCGTGAGCCACCTCACCGGCATCCATGAAGAACTCCTGGTGGAAGCCGGCTGCATGCTGGCGGCTCACCACCCGGTGGCCGCCATCTTTGGACGAGGCCTCACCCGGTCCCCGGACGCCGCGGAAGCGGTGCGCGCCCTTTGCGCTCTGGTTCGCATGACGGACAGCCTGGGCCGGCCCGGCGGCGGCGTCGCACCGCTTTACGGAACCAGCAACCTCCAAGGCGCAAGAAACCTGGGGTTCCGCTTCGATGGACTGGAACTTTTGAAGGCCGGAAAGATCAAGGCCCTCTACCTGGCCATGGAAACCTACGAACCCGACCTTCTGGACGCCCTCGCCCCACTCCTTGGCGGCGTCGACTTCGTGGCCGTCCAGGATGTGGTGCGTCCGCCGGAAAACCTCAAGGCGGATGTCGCCCTCCCCCAGGCTTCCATCATGGAAAAGGAAGGTTCGCTCACCAACCTCGAACGCCGCGTCCAGTGGACCGAGGCCGTGTTGGATCCGCCCGGGGACGCAAAGCCCGTTTTTGCCGCCTTGAGTGCCCTGGCGGAGCGTATGGGGACCCAATCCTTCCTTCCGGAATCCGCGGAAGCCTTGTTTGTGGAAGCGACTCGATCGGCAGCGGGAAGCGAAGGCATTTCCATGAGCCGGGCGAAGTTCCAGCCGGTCCAGTGGCCTTGCCCCACAGAAGATCACCCAGGCACTCCCGTCCTGTTTGAGTGCGAAGAGCCGGCTTGGAACGGGTGGCGGGCTCCGGCCCTTCGACCTCAGGATCCGGAAGAAAGCCCGGACGCCGATTTCCCATACCGGGCGGTCACCAAGGAAAGCCTGCGCCCCGCCTACTCGGGGCCCCTCTTGGCTCCGGAAGCCCTGGCGGCTCTTTCTTTCGACGGCGAGATCGAAATGAACCCCGCCGACGCCTACCCCCTGGGGTGCCTGCCGGGCGATGCGGTGAACGTTTCCTTGCGCCTGGGCGAACTCAGCGGGCGTCTGGCGCTCAACATTCACCTTCCCCGGGGCCTGGTGGCGGTTCCGGCTTCCATGATGCAGGCGGTTTCGGGCGGGACACCCGTTGAAGGCAGGGTCTATGCCGCAAAAGTGGAGAAAAAATAG
- the glgP gene encoding alpha-glucan family phosphorylase — translation MKIAYFCMEVGLNENIPTYSGGLGVLAGDHIKSAADLNLPLVAVTLLYKRGYFIQNINGMGEQEEIYPYFDPRAFMEQLPFKVTVRIEGRDVHVGVWKYNQVGLRGRVPVYFLDTDIPLNSPEDRLITHYLYGGDHHTRICQEVVLGIGGYLALKRLERDVTTYHMNEGHAVFLTLALLKDHDGSVERVREKCVFTTHTPVPAGHDRFSYDLAHRVLGPYLPPNIKDLAGDKELNTTILALNLSRASNGVSQLHGEVSRQMFPGYDIGYITNGVHHLSWTGPEFSALYDEHLPGWREQPQLLSKAHDIPDEAVRSAKKKAKRRLISYINAVSGAGFSEELLTVCFARRAAAYKRATLIFADMEYLLNLSFDRVQYIFAGKAHPKDHAGKDLIKELVRIGKQYEDRLRLVFVPNYNIWLGALMTQGADVWLNTPRRPREACGTSGMKVCFNGGVNMSVLDGWWREACRDRVNGWAVGDDEDQTDEEAAGDLYQEIDDLVTTYYASPRKWTDVMKNSMADVSPFFNTHRMVLEYLHKYYL, via the coding sequence ATGAAGATCGCCTACTTCTGCATGGAGGTCGGACTCAACGAAAACATCCCCACCTACAGCGGCGGCCTGGGAGTGCTCGCCGGCGACCACATCAAGTCCGCCGCCGATCTCAACCTGCCGCTCGTTGCGGTCACGCTTCTCTACAAGCGCGGCTACTTCATTCAGAACATCAACGGCATGGGTGAACAGGAGGAGATCTATCCCTATTTCGATCCGCGGGCGTTTATGGAGCAACTTCCGTTCAAGGTCACCGTTCGGATCGAGGGGCGGGACGTACACGTGGGCGTTTGGAAGTACAACCAGGTGGGGCTTCGCGGCCGGGTGCCGGTCTACTTCCTCGATACCGACATCCCCCTCAATTCGCCGGAGGACCGACTCATCACTCACTACCTCTACGGGGGAGACCACCACACCCGGATCTGCCAGGAGGTGGTGCTCGGCATCGGCGGCTACCTGGCGCTCAAACGCCTGGAACGGGACGTCACCACCTACCACATGAACGAAGGCCACGCGGTGTTTCTCACTCTGGCCCTGCTGAAGGACCACGACGGCAGCGTGGAAAGAGTCCGGGAAAAGTGCGTGTTCACAACTCACACCCCGGTTCCGGCCGGGCACGACAGGTTTTCCTACGATTTGGCTCACCGCGTACTCGGTCCGTACCTTCCGCCGAACATCAAGGACTTGGCCGGCGACAAGGAACTCAACACCACCATCCTCGCCCTCAACCTTTCCAGGGCCAGCAACGGCGTGAGCCAGCTCCACGGAGAGGTCTCCCGCCAGATGTTTCCGGGTTACGACATCGGCTACATCACCAACGGCGTGCACCACTTGAGTTGGACCGGGCCCGAGTTTTCGGCCCTCTACGACGAACATCTGCCGGGATGGCGCGAACAGCCGCAGCTTCTATCCAAGGCCCACGACATCCCAGACGAAGCCGTCCGATCCGCCAAGAAAAAGGCGAAGAGGCGCCTCATCAGCTACATCAACGCCGTTTCCGGGGCGGGTTTCAGTGAGGAACTGCTCACGGTCTGCTTCGCGCGCCGAGCCGCCGCGTACAAGCGGGCGACCCTCATCTTCGCCGACATGGAATACCTCTTGAACCTCTCCTTCGACCGCGTGCAATACATCTTTGCAGGGAAGGCCCACCCCAAGGACCATGCGGGTAAGGACCTGATCAAGGAGTTGGTGCGCATCGGCAAGCAGTACGAAGACCGGTTGAGGCTCGTGTTCGTTCCCAATTACAATATTTGGCTGGGCGCGCTCATGACCCAGGGGGCCGACGTGTGGCTCAACACGCCGAGGCGGCCCCGGGAGGCGTGTGGAACCAGCGGGATGAAGGTGTGCTTCAACGGGGGCGTGAACATGAGCGTGCTCGACGGCTGGTGGCGGGAAGCCTGCCGGGATCGGGTCAACGGCTGGGCCGTAGGAGACGATGAGGATCAGACCGATGAAGAGGCGGCCGGCGATCTCTACCAGGAAATCGACGATCTCGTGACCACCTACTACGCAAGCCCCCGGAAATGGACGGACGTGATGAAAAACTCCATGGCGGACGTGAGCCCATTTTTCAATACGCACCGCATGGTCCTCGAATACCTCCACAAGTACTACCTGTAA